GAGGGGAGCCCGAAGATATCCATGGATGCCGCCTCTACGCACGTGTACCCGCGACCCAGCCGAGATCCTACCCGAGGTCATGGGCGAACGGTTCGCGGCCGTGCCACTTTTCTAGAACTCCTCCTCCAAAAGGGCTACTCTGGGCCCTGTTTCGAGGACATCCAGGAGACCGCCCATGACCGACAACGCCGCCGTCGTCTGCCGCTTCATCGACGAGGTGCTGAACCGGGGAGACGTCGACGGGGCTTCCCGGTTCGTGTGGGAGGACGTGGTCGAACAGGTCCCGTTTCCAGGCCAGGGCCCCGGCCTGGCGGGCCTTCAGGACGTGCTGCGGGCCATGCGAGCCGCGTTCCCCGACATGCACTGGTCGGTCGAGGAGCAATTGACCGACGGCGACCGGGTCCTCACCCGGTTCGTCTGGACGGGAACACATCGGGCCCCGTTCCTCGGCGTTCCCGCCGCCGGCCGACCCGTGAGCGTCTGGGGCATGGTGATCGACCGCCTCGTCGACGGCCGCATCAAGGAGACCCGGATCCTCATGGACACGCTCGGCCTGATGACCCAACTCGGGGCGATTCCGCGGCAGGAAGTAAGAACCAAATCGCCATCAGACGTCCCAGACGCCGCGCGCAGAATCCACGATCAGGGACCAAATTGAATTCAGGCGGGAACGCTTTACCAACGGCGCAACTGGACGGGATTCGGTGCCGCGGTCACGGGGAGCGAGCCCAATAGACATTCGAAAAATGGTCGACCGAAGCCAAATCCAGACGCCCAGCGAATCACCCAACTCATTGTGGACAAAAGATTTGCATCACAATCCGATCGACACGCCTCAGTACGACCGAACCCAAACGGAGCGGCCGGGGCTAGCGTCGTCAGGGCCGGGAGGCGTAGCGTTCGCGGTTGAGCTTCCGCATGTACTGGCGGCAGAGGATCTCGAAGAGGTCGTCCTTCTCGCTGGAGCGGGTGAGATCCTGGCCCTTCTTCACCACGCCGATGTAGCCGACGAGCATCTCGTCGCTGACCGACGGTCCCCAGGTGATGGCCCTGGGCGGGCTGTGCGGGTTGCGAGGGTGGGCGGAGTTGTCGAAGTGGGCGACGACCTTCACCTGCGTCCCCTTGGGAAGGGTCACCCGTTCCTGAAAG
Above is a window of Paludisphaera rhizosphaerae DNA encoding:
- a CDS encoding ester cyclase, producing MTDNAAVVCRFIDEVLNRGDVDGASRFVWEDVVEQVPFPGQGPGLAGLQDVLRAMRAAFPDMHWSVEEQLTDGDRVLTRFVWTGTHRAPFLGVPAAGRPVSVWGMVIDRLVDGRIKETRILMDTLGLMTQLGAIPRQEVRTKSPSDVPDAARRIHDQGPN